One region of Olleya sp. Hel_I_94 genomic DNA includes:
- the rpoC gene encoding DNA-directed RNA polymerase subunit beta' gives MAKKQDKNTVQRFNKISIGLASPESILAESRGEVLKPETINYRTHKPERDGLFCERIFGPVKDYECACGKYKRIRYKGIVCDRCGVEVTEKKVRRDRVGHINLVVPVAHIWYFRSLPNKIGYILGLPSKKLDMIIYYERYVVIQPGNAKNEEGEPLQKLDFLTEEEYLNILETLPQDNQYLDDTDPSKFIAKMGAECLIDLLSRIDLDTLSYELRHKANTETSKQRKTEALKRLQVVEALRESNENRENRPEWMIMKVVPIIPPELRPLVPLDGGRFATSDLNDLYRRVIIRNNRLKRLVEIKAPEVILRNEKRMLQESVDSLFDNTRKSSAVKTDSNRPLKSLSDSLKGKQGRFRQNLLGKRVDYSARSVIVVGPELKLFECGLPKNMAAELYKPFVIRKLIERGIVKTVKSAKKIIDKREPVVWDILENVLKGHPVLLNRAPTLHRLGIQAFQPKLIEGKAIQLHPLACAAFNADFDGDQMAVHLPLGPEAILECQMLMLASHNILNPANGAPVTVPSQDMVLGLYYMTKHRYSTPEVPVRGEGLTFYSAEEVTIAYNEKRVELNAGIKVRAMDFNEAGELVYQIIETTVGRVLFNEKVPAAAGFINEVLTKKSLRDIIGNILKVTSVPETAAFLDEIKTLGYNFAFRGGLSFSLGDIIIPPEKQSMIDAANQKVDGVTGNYNMGLITNNERYNQVIDIWTSTNAELTELSMKRIREDQQGFNSVYMMLDSGARGSKEQIRQLTGMRGLMAKPKKSTAGGGSIIENPILSNFKEGLSILEYFISTHGARKGLADTALKTADAGYLTRRLVDVSQDVIVNSEDCGTLRGVEVSALKKNDEVVEKLEARIVGRISLNDVYDPLSEEVLAEAGQLIDEVVAARIENSPIESVEVRSPLSCEAKKGICAQCYGRNLATNKMVQRGEAVGVVAAQSIGEPGTQLTLRTFHVGGIAGNISEENKLVVKFDGIAEIEDLKTVKGTDNDGKAVDVVISRTSELKLVDKKTGITLSTNNIPYGSHVFVKNGDPLKAGDVVCSWDPYNGVIISEFAGKVRYENIEQGITYQVEIDEQTGFQEKVISESRNKKLIPTLIVEDGKGEAIRSYNLPVGAHIMIDDGEKVKVGKILVKIPRKSAKAGDITGGLPRVTELFEARNPSNPAVVSAIDGVVSFGKIKRGNREIIVESKLGEIKKYLVKLSSQILVQENDFIKAGMPLSDGSVTPNDILNIKGPSAVQQYLVNEVQEVYRLQGVKINDKHFEVVVRQMMRKVRIIDSGDTIFLEDQLAHKSDFIEENDNIFGMKVVENAGDSSNLKEGQIISAFQLRDENSILRREDKQLVIARDAQPATATPILQGITRASLQTKSFISAASFQETTKVLNEAAVAGKIDTLEGLKENVIVGHRIPAGTGMRAYDNIIVGSKEEFDQMMKAKQEVNYN, from the coding sequence ATGGCAAAAAAGCAAGATAAGAATACAGTACAGAGATTTAACAAAATCTCGATTGGTTTAGCATCACCAGAATCTATATTAGCAGAATCTAGAGGTGAGGTTTTAAAACCAGAAACTATCAATTATCGTACACATAAACCAGAACGTGATGGTTTATTCTGTGAGCGTATTTTTGGTCCTGTAAAGGATTACGAATGTGCTTGTGGTAAATATAAGCGTATTAGATATAAAGGAATTGTTTGCGACCGTTGTGGAGTTGAAGTTACTGAAAAGAAAGTACGTCGTGATAGAGTAGGACACATTAATTTAGTAGTCCCTGTTGCTCATATTTGGTACTTCCGTTCTTTACCAAATAAAATAGGATACATTTTAGGATTACCTTCTAAGAAATTAGATATGATTATTTACTACGAACGTTATGTAGTAATTCAACCTGGTAATGCTAAAAACGAAGAAGGAGAGCCTTTACAAAAATTAGATTTTTTAACTGAAGAAGAGTACCTAAATATTTTAGAAACACTTCCTCAAGATAATCAATATTTAGATGATACAGACCCAAGCAAGTTTATTGCTAAAATGGGAGCTGAGTGTCTTATTGACTTATTATCTAGAATAGACTTAGACACGTTATCTTACGAGTTACGTCATAAAGCTAATACAGAAACGTCTAAACAACGTAAAACGGAAGCTTTAAAACGTTTACAAGTAGTAGAAGCTTTACGTGAGTCTAATGAAAATAGAGAGAATCGTCCCGAATGGATGATAATGAAAGTAGTGCCAATTATACCACCAGAATTAAGACCGTTAGTGCCTTTAGATGGTGGACGTTTTGCTACTTCTGATTTAAATGATTTATATCGTCGTGTAATTATCCGTAACAACCGTCTTAAAAGATTAGTTGAGATAAAAGCACCAGAGGTTATTTTACGTAACGAAAAACGTATGTTACAAGAGTCTGTAGATTCTTTATTTGATAACACACGTAAGTCGTCTGCAGTAAAAACAGATTCTAACAGACCTTTAAAATCTTTATCAGATTCGCTTAAAGGTAAGCAAGGTCGTTTCCGTCAAAACTTACTTGGTAAGCGTGTGGATTATTCAGCACGTTCTGTAATTGTTGTTGGACCAGAATTAAAATTATTTGAATGTGGATTGCCAAAAAATATGGCAGCAGAATTATACAAGCCTTTTGTAATTAGAAAATTAATTGAAAGAGGTATTGTTAAAACTGTAAAATCTGCTAAAAAGATTATAGATAAAAGAGAACCAGTTGTTTGGGATATATTAGAAAATGTTTTAAAAGGACATCCAGTGCTTTTAAATCGTGCTCCTACGTTACATAGACTTGGAATTCAAGCTTTTCAACCTAAATTAATTGAGGGTAAAGCAATCCAATTACACCCATTAGCTTGTGCTGCATTTAATGCGGATTTTGATGGTGACCAGATGGCTGTTCACTTACCATTAGGACCTGAAGCGATACTAGAATGTCAGATGTTAATGTTAGCATCGCATAATATCTTAAACCCTGCAAATGGTGCTCCAGTTACTGTACCATCTCAGGATATGGTACTTGGTTTATACTACATGACTAAGCACAGGTATTCTACACCTGAAGTTCCAGTAAGAGGTGAAGGATTAACATTTTACTCTGCAGAAGAAGTAACAATTGCTTACAATGAAAAGAGAGTGGAATTAAACGCAGGGATTAAAGTTAGAGCAATGGACTTTAATGAAGCGGGCGAACTAGTGTATCAAATTATTGAAACTACTGTTGGTCGTGTTTTATTTAACGAAAAAGTTCCAGCAGCTGCAGGTTTTATTAATGAAGTATTAACTAAAAAATCTTTAAGAGATATTATTGGTAATATTTTAAAAGTAACTAGTGTACCTGAAACTGCAGCTTTCTTAGATGAAATTAAAACTTTAGGATATAACTTCGCATTTAGAGGAGGTTTATCTTTCAGTTTAGGAGATATTATTATCCCACCAGAAAAGCAATCTATGATTGATGCTGCCAACCAAAAAGTTGATGGTGTTACTGGTAACTATAACATGGGATTAATTACAAATAACGAACGTTATAACCAAGTTATTGATATTTGGACGTCTACCAATGCGGAATTGACTGAATTGTCAATGAAACGTATTAGAGAGGACCAACAAGGATTTAACTCGGTATATATGATGCTTGATTCTGGAGCACGTGGATCTAAAGAACAGATTCGTCAGCTTACAGGTATGCGTGGATTAATGGCCAAGCCTAAAAAATCTACTGCAGGTGGAGGATCTATTATTGAAAACCCTATCTTATCTAACTTTAAGGAAGGATTATCAATTTTAGAATACTTTATATCAACTCACGGTGCGCGTAAAGGTCTTGCCGATACAGCACTTAAAACTGCCGATGCAGGTTATTTAACACGTCGTTTAGTGGATGTTTCACAAGACGTGATTGTTAATAGCGAAGACTGTGGTACATTAAGAGGAGTAGAAGTTTCTGCGCTTAAGAAAAATGATGAAGTTGTCGAGAAATTAGAAGCACGTATAGTAGGTCGTATTTCATTAAATGATGTATATGACCCTTTAAGTGAAGAGGTTTTGGCTGAAGCAGGTCAATTAATTGATGAAGTTGTAGCAGCTAGAATTGAAAATTCACCAATTGAGTCTGTAGAAGTTCGTTCGCCATTATCTTGTGAAGCTAAAAAAGGTATCTGTGCACAGTGTTACGGTCGTAATTTGGCTACCAATAAAATGGTACAACGCGGTGAAGCAGTTGGAGTTGTAGCAGCACAATCTATTGGAGAACCAGGTACTCAGTTAACACTTCGTACATTCCACGTTGGAGGTATTGCAGGTAACATTTCTGAAGAAAACAAACTTGTAGTTAAGTTTGATGGTATTGCAGAAATTGAAGATTTAAAAACTGTTAAAGGTACTGACAACGATGGTAAAGCAGTAGATGTTGTAATCTCTCGTACATCAGAACTTAAGTTAGTAGATAAGAAAACAGGAATTACCTTAAGTACTAATAATATTCCTTATGGTTCTCACGTTTTTGTTAAAAATGGAGATCCTTTAAAAGCTGGAGATGTTGTTTGTTCTTGGGATCCATATAACGGAGTTATTATTTCAGAATTTGCTGGAAAAGTTAGATATGAAAATATCGAACAAGGTATAACTTATCAAGTTGAAATTGATGAGCAAACAGGTTTCCAAGAAAAAGTAATTTCTGAATCTAGAAATAAAAAATTAATACCAACACTTATTGTTGAAGACGGTAAAGGTGAAGCGATTCGTTCTTATAACCTACCAGTAGGTGCGCACATCATGATTGATGATGGAGAGAAAGTTAAGGTTGGAAAAATCTTAGTTAAAATTCCTCGTAAATCTGCAAAAGCTGGTGATATTACAGGAGGTTTACCACGTGTTACAGAATTATTTGAAGCTCGTAATCCTTCTAACCCAGCAGTAGTAAGTGCTATTGATGGTGTTGTATCTTTTGGTAAAATTAAGAGAGGTAATCGTGAGATTATCGTAGAATCTAAATTAGGAGAAATTAAGAAATACCTAGTTAAGCTATCTAGTCAAATTCTTGTACAGGAAAATGACTTTATTAAAGCAGGAATGCCATTATCTGATGGTTCAGTTACACCAAATGACATCCTAAATATTAAAGGACCATCTGCTGTACAACAATACTTAGTTAACGAAGTGCAAGAAGTATATCGTTTACAAGGTGTGAAAATTAATGATAAGCATTTTGAAGTTGTTGTACGACAAATGATGCGTAAAGTAAGAATTATTGATTCTGGGGATACTATCTTTTTAGAGGATCAATTAGCACATAAATCTGATTTTATTGAAGAAAATGATAACATTTTTGGAATGAAAGTAGTAGAAAATGCTGGTGATTCTTCAAACTTAAAAGAAGGTCAGATTATATCTGCTTTCCAATTAAGAGATGAAAACTCTATTTTACGTCGTGAAGATAAACAACTAGTTATAGCAAGAGACGCGCAGCCTGCAACAGCGACGCCAATTTTACAAGGTATTACTAGAGCTTCTTTACAGACTAAATCATTTATTTCTGCAGCTTCTTTCCAAGAGACTACTAAAGTATTAAATGAAGCAGCTGTAGCTGGTAAGATTGATACATTAGAAGGACTTAAAGAAAATGTAATTGTAGGTCATCGTATACCAGCAGGTACAGGTATGAGAGCTTATGATAATATTATTGTTGGATCTAAAGAAGAGTTTGATCAAATGATGAAAGCTAAACAAGAAGTTAATTATAACTAA
- a CDS encoding DUF3467 domain-containing protein — MSDNNDNKPKQGQINIELDEKIAEGIYSNLAIINHSVSEFVVDFVSIMPGTPKSKVKSRIILTPQHAKRLLKALSENVKRFEKAHGEIKDYEQPPIPLNFGPTGQA; from the coding sequence ATGTCAGATAATAATGATAATAAACCTAAACAAGGTCAAATTAATATAGAATTAGACGAGAAAATTGCAGAGGGTATATACTCTAACTTAGCTATTATAAATCACTCAGTCTCAGAGTTTGTTGTTGATTTTGTTAGTATAATGCCTGGTACGCCTAAAAGCAAAGTAAAGTCTAGAATTATATTAACACCACAACACGCTAAAAGATTATTAAAAGCTTTAAGCGAAAATGTCAAGAGATTTGAAAAAGCACATGGCGAAATTAAGGATTATGAACAGCCACCAATTCCTTTAAATTTTGGACCTACTGGGCAAGCATAA
- a CDS encoding peptide chain release factor 3: MKFLDEIKRRRTFGIISHPDAGKTTLTEKLLLFGGAINEAGAVKSNKIKKGATSDFMEIERQRGISVATSVLAFEYDGIKINILDTPGHKDFAEDTFRTLTAVDSVIVVIDVAKGVEEQTEKLVEVCRMRNIPMIVFINKMDREGKDAFELLDEIEQKLKLTVTPLSFPIGMGYDFKGIYNIWEKNINLFSGDSRKNIEETIEINDLESTELNTLIGEKSANTLREEIELVEGIYPKFSNEDYLKGELQPVFFGSALNSFGVRELLDCFVEIAPKPRPKNSEERLVLPEEDKFSGFVFKIHANMDPNHRNRLAFVKIVSGEFKRNTPYLHVRHNKKVKFSSPNAFFAEKKEIVDISYPGDIVGLQDTGTFKIGDTLTEGEILNYKGIPSFSPEHFRYINNADPLKSKQLFKGIDQLMDEGVAQLFTLELNGRKVIGTVGALQYEVIQYRLEHEYGAKCTYENLNVYKACWVDPEDKKNSEYKEFLRVKQRYLAKDKRGQLVFLADSPFSLQMTQQKYPSVKFHYVSEFE; the protein is encoded by the coding sequence ATGAAGTTTTTAGACGAAATAAAAAGAAGGAGAACCTTTGGTATTATATCACATCCTGATGCAGGAAAAACAACACTTACAGAAAAGTTGTTACTTTTTGGTGGAGCTATTAATGAAGCTGGAGCAGTTAAGAGTAACAAAATTAAAAAAGGTGCTACTAGTGATTTTATGGAAATTGAACGCCAACGTGGTATATCTGTAGCTACTTCTGTTCTTGCATTTGAATATGATGGTATCAAAATAAACATATTAGATACCCCAGGACATAAGGATTTTGCTGAAGATACCTTCAGAACATTAACAGCTGTTGATAGTGTAATAGTTGTAATTGATGTTGCTAAAGGTGTTGAGGAACAAACGGAAAAACTTGTAGAAGTTTGTAGAATGCGGAACATACCAATGATTGTTTTTATTAATAAAATGGATCGTGAGGGTAAAGATGCATTTGAATTATTAGATGAAATAGAACAAAAATTAAAATTAACGGTAACACCTTTAAGTTTCCCAATTGGTATGGGTTATGATTTTAAAGGAATATATAATATTTGGGAGAAAAATATTAATCTGTTTAGTGGTGACAGTAGAAAAAACATTGAGGAAACCATTGAAATAAATGATCTTGAATCGACAGAGTTAAATACTTTAATAGGAGAGAAATCAGCTAACACTTTACGTGAAGAAATTGAATTAGTTGAAGGGATCTATCCTAAATTTAGTAATGAAGATTACTTAAAAGGAGAGTTACAGCCTGTATTTTTTGGATCAGCATTAAACAGTTTTGGTGTCAGAGAATTATTAGATTGTTTTGTTGAAATAGCTCCGAAACCAAGACCAAAAAATAGTGAAGAGCGACTTGTTTTACCTGAGGAAGATAAATTTTCTGGTTTTGTATTTAAAATTCACGCAAATATGGATCCTAATCACAGAAATAGATTAGCTTTTGTTAAAATAGTTTCGGGTGAGTTTAAAAGAAATACTCCGTATTTACATGTAAGACATAATAAAAAAGTTAAATTTTCTAGCCCAAACGCTTTTTTTGCAGAAAAAAAAGAAATTGTAGATATCTCTTATCCTGGTGATATTGTTGGTCTACAAGATACTGGAACCTTTAAAATTGGTGATACACTTACAGAAGGTGAAATACTAAACTATAAAGGAATACCAAGTTTTTCTCCTGAGCACTTTAGATATATAAATAATGCAGACCCATTAAAGTCTAAACAACTTTTTAAAGGAATTGATCAGTTAATGGATGAAGGTGTTGCACAGTTATTTACATTAGAACTTAATGGAAGAAAGGTAATTGGTACTGTTGGAGCATTACAATATGAAGTTATACAATATAGGTTAGAACATGAATATGGTGCTAAATGTACCTATGAAAACTTAAATGTGTATAAAGCGTGTTGGGTTGATCCTGAAGACAAAAAAAATAGTGAGTACAAAGAATTTTTACGCGTTAAACAGCGTTATTTAGCTAAGGATAAAAGAGGACAATTAGTATTTTTAGCAGATTCACCTTTTTCTTTACAAATGACTCAACAAAAATATCCAAGTGTTAAATTTCATTACGTTTCGGAATTTGAATAG